The Phragmites australis chromosome 1, lpPhrAust1.1, whole genome shotgun sequence genomic interval CCTTTAAATCTTCATCTCTTCTAAAAAAAACGTTGGCGACTGATGATATGATGACAGTACTCTAAGTGATATTCTGGTTATGCATGTGAATCTATATACTCACAAAAACTTATCCCAATAAAGATGATAATGGCTTTAGAATGAAAATAAAATCCACACAATCTTAACACTAACAGACATAATTACTATCACACTACTTGTTACTTGCACGACCGTGTCAACACATAATATCCAACAATTTTAGTCCATTTTTGATTCGACTCCGCTCTATTTCTAACTTCGGCCATATCCAAATCCATGCAATATCCGCTGACTATGAATGCGAATATAGTAAGATCATTATCCATCCGAATCCGAACCGTTTTCACGGTACCAAAAACTAATTGGCCTTTAAGATGGTAGAGTGCAGTGACGAGAAAAGGTCTAAGAGAGTAATACATTATGtaattataaaattttaataaGTATTGGTATCTATAGATATTACATGTAATGGTATCCACTGGTGGTATCGAACCCAGAGTATGGTTCAGACCTAATAAAGCTGACATGTACCACTTCAGTTAACTAGTACGTATATTCCAATTCTGGTGGAGCTTCAGGCTCACACTACAGAGTTTTCaaggaaaagaaagagcacAGGAAAACAGCAGGTGTATAATCTATCAAACTAGTAGATATATCATTATAGTCTCGCACTCCTCGTGCATATAGGTTACAATATATCAAACCCAATGAGGGCTACCAAAGATGTCCCAACGAAAATCAACATGTTTGAACATAATTTATTATCGTCATCGTCACTATATCTAAGAACCATCTCGAAGCAAACCGATGTACATCCCTCCAATCAATCCACCGCCTACCTAGCTCAGCTGCACACCATCCATCCTGAAGCGCCTTATTTGCTACCCAGAAATAATTTAGGAGGTCTATGTCTAACTAGCTCCCTACAACAAAACTCCAAAACAATCACCAACTAATCCTGACCTATATATCAATACAGGGTTGTAACGTAAATGAAGCCCCGGCAATGATAATATTAAAACATTAATTAGTGGGCATCGAGCTGTGGTATTCAGCAAAACGTAGGTATCTTGCATATAGATGCATTTTAGTGTGAGAGGAAGAAGCGGTAATCTGGGTGATCCACTTGCCGCTGGCAAAGCCAGTCATCAGCAGCTTTCTGAAGCAATGTAGTTAACTGCTGCTCATGGTGCTGATTTGACATCCACTTGGAAccattaaatttgtaagaagcTAGACCAATCAGAGGTAAGGTGATCTTCCCTGGAATATCAGCAATTGTATTGCTATGGAAGTTATTTGTCTCAGGACGCCCACTTAACTTACCTGCCCAACGTTGCATCTCAATTAGTGAATGATTCCAGAATCATAATTCTTTAGGTTGTACTCTTTCTTTTCATATTCAACTAGACATCTATTTTGTACATGGCAGGGAATGCAATTACTGTATAGAAAGCCTAGTGATTTGCACCAAGAGGAAACAAGAGTGCTCACAGTCAGGTGCTGTTGACAGTGAATGGAATGTTAAAAAGCAAGCATCCAGATCTTGTAACGTGGGTCCTGTCGGTATCCGGTATATGGGATACCTGCACTCAACTTCCATTGCGTAAGACAAACATGTAAGTAACGAATCAATAGCTAAAGGGGTAGAAGGAAGTACCAGGCTACAGAAATCCAACTGGGTGGCAGAAGGTCACAGCTCCTGTATGTCTTCAGATCAGGAAACTTACTTGCAAAAACTGAAATCTGTGGgtattaataaaagaaaaactgTCATCTAGGTTACAAATGTAACATTTGGTTGGACAAGAACCACAATAGACATACCATATCTGCTAAAGGTTGTCTTCCATATGGTGCATCATGCTCAAAGTATTGGAAAACAGGGGACTTTTCCTGCTTGCCAGACTCATTGCCATCACTGGAGAAACCTTCAAGATCAGTGCAAATATTGTCTGCTAAACACTGGGCTGATATTCCAATGGACCTTTCATTGTCACTCTCACTGCTTACATCACTGCTTGGGTCTGGGGCATTGTCACCAACACTGTCTTCACCAAATCGTCTACAGTTGAAAACAAAAGGCAGTTTCCAAAAATCATTGTCATATAGGGAAAGTTGACTATAAGAGTACACAATCATCGTGACATTGGATGTACTACAGAAGAAATATCACACATCTTTTCTAAGATCTCCACTTGACTGAAAACTAAACACAAGCAAGCATTCTAATCTGTATGTCACTGCTAACTAATTTTTTTGATGTGAactagtttcttttgtttagcTTTTTCCATAGTCAAACTTAAATGCTCCCGTATTAAAATCCAAATAATTACGAGTCCGAAGCTTTATGGAAAACTATGCTTTATAAGTTATGAAACACTTGAGGGAAGTCCCACTGTCCCAGACATAAATTTCAACTTTGAGGGAGGCCAACCAAAGACTTATCAACCAAGCTGAAATCTATGTGATCAGCAACTTAAATAAGACCAAGCAGTGCAGTCACATAATCAGCTTTCCACGTTCAAAAAATTCTGACAACCTATTTTTTAATCAATTTTCCAAGTGAAACTATTGTTGTATAATCTTACTCAGATGATTAAAAATAATAGATGCTCACCATCCTTCAGAAAAGTTGGCATTAACTTAAATGCATTTTACAGGAATGTGATGCAGGGTGTGGAAGCAATTCTTCGAGGTGTAGGAGCAGCTTTCACGGCTGCTTCCTTGTGCTGGTTTGGGGATTTACCAGCTTCGCTGAAACTTTGGCTGACCCGGGGGCGGTCACAGTACCTCTGTGCCACGGTAGTAGGCAACTTGCGCTGGAAACAGATTGCCAGTCAGTCGGTGAGATGCCAGGAGGAATGGTACTGTGATCCATGGTCTTCTCAAGGAAGTAGTGTTATGCTCTGGTTTTCAATAATACTATTACTATTACTGAACCGCAATCTGATTGGTAAAACAGCGGTTGGACCGATGAACCAATCATCTGATTGGTTTGCTCACAAGTCTGGTGTTTAACCTTGGATAATATACCCTGCATGAATTATTACTAgtcgtttttttaaaaaaaaatgttgttgttctgaagaaaaagaaataaatatattttgttcAACAAAAAACATACACTCAGATACCTAACCAAGTCTAACTACAGttacacaaaaatatttagactTGCATTTGAAATGGACTACAAGGAACACCCACAGCAAGTACTACTGCACGTTTAaagctagcatcacattctgcTGTAAATAACATGGAATGAACATTATCACATTTAAATAAGACTCCACAGTCCATGCAAAAATTAAAGCCTCTAAAGAATGCTGGCATGCGGAATTTGCAGGAATGGAGAGTTCATACAAGTAGCAATAACCATGAGACAGACACTCACGCAACATTATAAGTATTAGAGCTTCTTTTTTtctgaagaaaaagaaatgttCAACAAAAAGGTGCATTCTGATGCCTAACCAAGTCTAACTACAGTAACTCGGAAAATATTCAGACTTGTTTCTGACATGAACTGCAGAGAATGTCCACAGCTAGTAATACTGCGTGCTTAAATCTAGCATCACACGCTTTGAGTAAGATACCAGGGAATGATCACTATCATATTTAAAGAAGACCCTCAACAACAATTATAATCTCTAAAGAATCAACAAAGGGATCCTGTTTCAGGAAGAGCCCTCGACTGGCCTAATCATGAATGTGTCCATGATAACACGTTTTCCATTAGTTCCATAGAACTAGCAAGACCATGAAACAGAAGCTCCTGCAACATTATAAGTATGAAAGCTTCTTTCATAGATAAACTTTCACAGTGATTTCGTTTCTCTGTATTTTTACGATGAATTCCATTCTTCAAAGTGATTCTGTGATATGTTTCACCTTACAAAGATTAAATTAGCACCATACATGCGCTACTCATTAGCAGCCAGATGTGCACCTCGGTTTTTTCCTAattgaaagaaaacaaaatgcatTCCTCCATTTTCTCCATATTATACTTTATTGTGATTCCGTTCAAACGTTTTGCATACTTTTTACAACCACTAGTACCGTAGAAGAAGCTGACTTCAGTATTTCTAGAAAATATACAATCAAGCCAAAATAAAAGGGAAGGGGAAAAAACACCCATTTCACATATGATgacaaaaaaaggaaagaaaaggtaATAACCCCTTCAAACAAGCTCGGCCTAACATATCCACAGAACGACAGAACCGGGGAAGTCATTGTCCACAATGTCAATCCATATGAATTTACCGTTCACCGTAGGTAGACGCAAATACATCAAGCgaatcttccttttttttttttggagaatttcatCGTGTAAAATGAACAGAAACCACCAATATCACACTGACCCTGACCACTTCAATGACAGTGCCATTCAAGAAAACAAGCAGCTTCTTATACCTCTTActggatggcggcggcggcgaggtcgaGGCATAGAGCTGGATAGCCGAGAGGAAGGGCACGTAGTACTGTACGACGCCGTCCGCGCCGTTGAGCAACAGCGGCACGCCGGCACCGTATGCGCTCCACTCCCCGAACGCTTCCCACAGATCTGCAAGCTCGTAGTACGCCGCGCCTGTTCCCCTTTCCCGTGTGCTCATCTGCAAGCCCACAAACAGTCCAACCGAACCCGTCAGTGGTCACTCGTCAACACCAAAACACGAGCAGCAAGCGCTGGAGGACGCACTCGGGGGAGGCGCCGCGCAGGCACGCAGACGGCGGTGGAGGCCATGAAGCTCTCGAGGttggtcgccggcggcggcgggggagggtcCCTCCGTAGCTCGGGCGTTGGCTTCGCCGACTGTTCGGCCCCcgtcgccgcagccgccgctgcTGTTGGTGGGTGCTGCTGCTTGttgaggaggtggcggcggggcGGCGGGCAATAGAAACGctcggcggcgggggaggcgacgccgGGGACGGACATGACGGCGGGGCGGGCGCCGGAGCCGGCTTTGGTGCACGAATGTTGGATGCGAGCGAGGGAGGTGGCGGCCTGGTGGGAGATGGATGGGGAGGAGGCAAAGGGAGGGGAGGCAAaggcgcggctgctgctgcgggagggggagggagagtaAGGAAGAAATTGTATATATGTAATGATATGTGTTTacctttctattttttttcaatctagttattagataaaaaatagataaaattttataaaaatctttttaaatatgattttataaaatttgtttctaaGAATCAAGGACGTGCGAATAAAAATTTGCCCACGGGAATGATGGATTAGGCGCCGACTGGCGACAATGGAGTAGTACTAGTTAACTGGAGTAGTATTTGCTTCTCACTTATAGTATTTTCCAAGATCTCATATTGACTTCACCTATTTCCTTGCTCAAGGACCGTTTAGAATTCATATTTCCTAGGTTCCAAGCAGAGGCGGACCTATGTTGAAGGTGGAAGTGCACAAAATAcgaataattttatattttttaatgatttatcgTATATATTAAGTCTATAGACACTCACTAATCAAATAAGTAGGACACTGAATCTCTATTTTAATAAGTGGGATactctattatttttttctaatctaGCACTAGTTCCAAGGCGTAAATGACAGTGTTGTTTGATAGTTTTGatgtaaaaaaatagaatatggGGTCCTAGTTGAGACtacatttttgtttttgtctcCACCGTAATTACTATGTACTTCATCCGTTAAAAAATGTAacatgtattttattttgaaaacatcataaaaataattttttgacattcaatttctcttaaaatatgttgtcaattattataaaatcaacatcatattaaaaatactttgaaataaaaatttattgaaacaaattttatatactaATCATAAATATAAATTAACTAATTATCAATTAAAACTTGTGAACTTTAACTTTTTGAAACAAAATACTTACATTCTTAAACGGAGTGAGTATTTCGAGAGACTAGAAACAGTTTGGTCACCAAAATGGacataaaatattttcttcttattttggaaaaaaaaaagctcagcTAGTTTAAGTACATCAATGATCGTATGGTCGTAACTGGTGAACTACGGAGATCATATTTATGGTTGTTGTGATATAGGCATATAGCATtgcctagattttttttttctagtagaTTTTGCTATTGCGACTAAAAAGAATGGAGTTTTACGTAAATTTGTATCTTAGCAAAAGCGAAGTTTGAACGTGCCTATACAAAACCCGCCACATATGTGACCACAATAGCAAATTTTTGTTAGATTAGGGTCAAATCCAATCCACGCATGGGTGGATCG includes:
- the LOC133910984 gene encoding uncharacterized protein LOC133910984 isoform X1, with product MSVPGVASPAAERFYCPPPRRHLLNKQQHPPTAAAAAATGAEQSAKPTPELRRDPPPPPPATNLESFMASTAVCVPARRLPRMSTRERGTGAAYYELADLWEAFGEWSAYGAGVPLLLNGADGVVQYYVPFLSAIQLYASTSPPPPSSKRRFGEDSVGDNAPDPSSDVSSESDNERSIGISAQCLADNICTDLEGFSSDGNESGKQEKSPVFQYFEHDAPYGRQPLADMISVFASKFPDLKTYRSCDLLPPSWISVAWYPIYRIPTGPTLQDLDACFLTFHSLSTAPDCKLSGRPETNNFHSNTIADIPGKITLPLIGLASYKFNGSKWMSNQHHEQQLTTLLQKAADDWLCQRQVDHPDYRFFLSH
- the LOC133910984 gene encoding uncharacterized protein LOC133910984 isoform X2, coding for MSVPGVASPAAERFYCPPPRRHLLNKQQHPPTAAAAAATGAEQSAKPTPELRRDPPPPPPATNLESFMASTAVCVPARRLPRMSTRERGTGAAYYELADLWEAFGEWSAYGAGVPLLLNGADGVVQYYVPFLSAIQLYASTSPPPPSSKSVGDNAPDPSSDVSSESDNERSIGISAQCLADNICTDLEGFSSDGNESGKQEKSPVFQYFEHDAPYGRQPLADMISVFASKFPDLKTYRSCDLLPPSWISVAWYPIYRIPTGPTLQDLDACFLTFHSLSTAPDCKLSGRPETNNFHSNTIADIPGKITLPLIGLASYKFNGSKWMSNQHHEQQLTTLLQKAADDWLCQRQVDHPDYRFFLSH